In Streptantibioticus cattleyicolor NRRL 8057 = DSM 46488, a genomic segment contains:
- a CDS encoding TetR family transcriptional regulator, with amino-acid sequence MTERAAVRARNPRGQGDRLRGELLRATERLLEQVGSEDALSLRAVAREAGVAAPSIYRHFSDKTELVWATLEVNYERLAHAMTEAAAQADRTPPPSAPREAADHELPVARLRAQLRAYCRYAVEHPATYRLLYETRQTPVGPERLAGHPAGVLVRSWHDALTACEEAGWRVRGERAQAPYVLWSAIHGRVMIWQVMPSQKDTSRLDRFVDEILHLLLER; translated from the coding sequence GTGACGGAACGCGCGGCCGTACGGGCCCGCAATCCGCGCGGGCAGGGCGACCGGCTCCGGGGTGAGCTGCTGCGCGCGACGGAGCGGCTGCTGGAGCAGGTGGGCAGCGAGGACGCCTTGTCGTTGCGTGCCGTGGCCCGTGAGGCGGGTGTCGCCGCGCCCAGCATCTACCGGCACTTCTCCGACAAGACGGAGTTGGTGTGGGCGACGCTGGAGGTCAACTACGAGCGGCTGGCCCACGCGATGACCGAGGCCGCGGCGCAGGCCGACCGCACACCACCGCCGTCCGCCCCGCGTGAGGCGGCCGATCACGAACTCCCCGTGGCCCGGCTCCGGGCCCAGTTGCGTGCCTACTGCCGTTACGCCGTCGAGCACCCGGCGACCTACCGGCTGCTGTACGAGACCCGGCAGACCCCGGTGGGGCCGGAGCGGCTGGCGGGGCATCCGGCCGGGGTGCTGGTGCGCAGTTGGCACGACGCGCTGACCGCCTGCGAGGAGGCGGGCTGGCGGGTGCGCGGTGAGCGCGCCCAGGCGCCGTACGTGTTGTGGTCGGCGATCCACGGGCGGGTGATGATCTGGCAGGTCATGCCGAGCCAGAAGGACACCAGCCGGCTGGACCGGTTCGTGGACGAGATCCTGCATCTGCTGCTGGAACGCTGA